The following proteins are encoded in a genomic region of Variovorax paradoxus:
- a CDS encoding methyl-accepting chemotaxis protein — protein sequence MKWFQGLRVAVRLVLSFLVIAAVGAAVSGLGIFHMGRVNASTERLYNNDLRAIKAVQAANIHLLDASRAQMGLLSAGTKGERSVGFKELKEAVAALESNVAEVKPLFEQTPEGRELHEQYLKLMPPLKKHLGDFADLIAKQSLDSSQFEGSVPEESALLLKESRALEKVLQSMVAHSDQQARTSMEDAAGTFKHSRLLMLLLALAGVVISLGLGVVVARLLARQLGGEPGYAADVVGRIASGDLTESVRAPTARSGSLLFSIKRMQDQLTDVVVRIKTSSDAIATASGQIAAGNQDLSSRTEEQASSLEETAASMEELTSTVKQNADNARQANQLALSASEVAIKGGNVVGQVVDTMASINASSKKIVDIIGVIDGIAFQTNILALNAAVEAARAGEQGRGFAVVASEVRSLAQRSGAAAKEIKGLIDDSVGKVDVGSALVGEAGKTMAEIVGSVKRVTDIIGEITAASQEQSTGIEQVNQAIAQMDQVTQQNAALVEEAAAAAQSMQEQAANLVEAVSVFRLEAGAHGSHATRIEPSHRAAAPARPFAGSRKKGTIASTPPLALAGGAAGDWTEF from the coding sequence ATGAAATGGTTCCAAGGGCTTCGTGTCGCCGTCAGGCTGGTTCTCAGTTTTCTCGTGATTGCCGCGGTGGGCGCGGCGGTCAGCGGGCTGGGCATCTTCCACATGGGGCGCGTCAACGCCTCGACCGAGCGTCTCTACAACAACGACCTGCGGGCCATCAAGGCGGTGCAGGCGGCCAACATCCACCTGCTTGATGCCAGCCGCGCCCAGATGGGCCTGCTGTCGGCGGGCACCAAGGGCGAGCGCAGCGTCGGCTTCAAGGAGCTGAAGGAAGCCGTGGCGGCACTCGAGTCCAATGTGGCCGAGGTGAAGCCGCTGTTCGAGCAAACACCCGAGGGGCGCGAGCTCCACGAGCAGTACCTGAAGCTGATGCCGCCGCTGAAGAAGCACCTGGGCGATTTTGCGGACCTGATTGCCAAGCAGTCGCTCGACAGCTCGCAGTTCGAAGGCAGCGTGCCCGAGGAAAGCGCGTTGCTGCTGAAGGAATCTCGCGCACTTGAAAAGGTGCTGCAGAGCATGGTCGCGCACAGCGACCAGCAGGCTCGCACCAGCATGGAAGACGCCGCCGGCACCTTCAAGCACTCGCGGCTCCTGATGCTGCTGCTGGCATTGGCCGGGGTGGTCATCAGCCTGGGGCTCGGCGTGGTGGTGGCAAGGCTCCTGGCGCGGCAACTGGGCGGCGAGCCCGGCTACGCCGCCGATGTGGTCGGCCGCATCGCGAGCGGCGACCTGACCGAAAGCGTGCGGGCCCCCACGGCCCGCAGCGGCAGCCTGCTGTTCTCGATCAAGCGGATGCAAGACCAGTTGACCGACGTGGTCGTGCGGATCAAGACGTCGAGCGATGCCATCGCCACGGCCTCGGGCCAGATTGCCGCGGGCAACCAGGACCTGTCTTCGCGGACCGAAGAGCAGGCCAGCTCGCTCGAAGAGACCGCGGCCTCGATGGAAGAGCTCACCAGCACCGTCAAGCAGAACGCCGACAACGCCCGCCAAGCGAACCAGCTGGCCCTGTCAGCCTCCGAGGTTGCAATCAAAGGCGGCAACGTCGTCGGTCAGGTGGTCGACACCATGGCCTCGATCAATGCGTCGTCCAAGAAGATCGTCGACATCATCGGCGTGATCGACGGCATCGCCTTCCAGACCAACATTCTGGCGCTCAACGCCGCGGTCGAAGCCGCTCGGGCGGGTGAACAGGGCCGCGGCTTCGCGGTGGTGGCCTCCGAAGTGCGCAGCCTGGCGCAGCGCTCGGGCGCGGCGGCGAAAGAAATCAAGGGCCTGATCGATGATTCCGTGGGCAAGGTCGACGTGGGCAGCGCGCTCGTGGGCGAAGCCGGCAAGACCATGGCCGAGATCGTGGGCAGCGTCAAACGCGTGACCGACATCATCGGTGAGATCACCGCGGCGAGCCAGGAGCAGAGCACCGGCATCGAGCAGGTGAACCAGGCGATCGCGCAGATGGACCAGGTGACGCAGCAGAACGCGGCGCTGGTGGAAGAAGCGGCCGCCGCGGCGCAGTCGATGCAGGAGCAGGCCGCGAACCTCGTGGAAGCTGTGAGCGTGTTCAGGCTCGAGGCCGGCGCACACGGGAGCCATGCCACCCGCATCGAACCTTCGCACAGGGCCGCGGCGCCCGCCCGCCCTTTCGCTGGCTCGCGCAAGAAGGGAACCATTGCCTCCACGCCTCCCTTGGCCCTGGCCGGCGGCGCCGCGGGCGACTGGACCGAGTTTTAA
- a CDS encoding methyl-accepting chemotaxis protein, which produces MNAAAMGSSQPQRPFVSLARTLTVRATLAILLVTLLLLGAFYALGSAQQQRNAAQYANAKAEAIARSLDIFDRTMQMTAENAYGVFRRQFAATFVVEDAAQGVVSSFGVPINGGSTAEVDAFARDFPGANATVFVAQGEDFRRVTTSVKKENGERAIGTLLDRKSAAYPLLRSGKRFVGRVTLFGRPYITVYDPVRDAAGQVVAVLYIGLDISRQQASFGEAVGQTRIFDTGGLYIIDPGADPAAATLVFHPSATGKKLSEVLLPNANPAEWLGRLKGEGASWIDNAPAVLLPAQQAGHYASVSKSEATGWLVVAEISVSEVMAELYREMTLLGSFIALAALVLGATLIIFIRRTVRPLSVLSEHVQTIGRGDLSQPLRSERRDEMGVITRAVESMRDGLAAVVGGVRQGTDAIATASGQIAAGNQDLSSRTEEQASSLEETAASMEELTSTVKQNADNARQANQLALSASEVAVKGGNVVGQVVDTMASINASSKKIVDIIGVIDGIAFQTNILALNAAVEAARAGEQGRGFAVVASEVRSLAQRSAAAAKEIKGLIDDSVGKVDVGSALVGEAGKTMEEIVSGVKRVADIIGEITAASQEQSTGIEQVNQAIAQMDQVTQQNAALVEEAAAAAQSMQEQAASLVSAVSVFRLEA; this is translated from the coding sequence ATGAACGCAGCAGCCATGGGTTCGTCCCAGCCACAGCGCCCCTTCGTTTCGTTGGCGCGCACGCTGACCGTCAGGGCCACGCTCGCCATTCTTCTGGTCACACTGCTTCTCCTCGGCGCGTTCTATGCACTTGGCTCGGCGCAGCAGCAGCGCAACGCCGCGCAGTACGCCAATGCAAAGGCGGAGGCCATCGCCCGCTCACTGGACATCTTCGACCGCACCATGCAGATGACGGCCGAGAACGCTTACGGCGTTTTCCGGCGCCAGTTTGCGGCCACCTTCGTGGTCGAAGACGCCGCACAAGGCGTCGTGAGCAGCTTCGGCGTGCCGATCAATGGCGGGAGCACGGCCGAGGTGGATGCGTTCGCGCGCGACTTTCCCGGTGCCAACGCCACGGTGTTCGTGGCGCAGGGCGAAGACTTTCGCCGCGTGACCACCTCGGTCAAGAAGGAAAACGGCGAGCGCGCCATCGGCACGCTGCTCGACCGCAAGAGCGCCGCCTATCCATTGCTGCGCTCGGGCAAGAGATTCGTCGGCCGTGTCACTCTGTTCGGGCGGCCCTACATCACGGTCTACGACCCGGTGCGCGATGCCGCGGGCCAGGTGGTCGCCGTGCTCTACATCGGCCTCGACATCTCGCGCCAGCAGGCCTCGTTCGGCGAAGCCGTGGGCCAGACGCGGATCTTCGACACCGGCGGGCTCTACATCATCGACCCGGGCGCGGACCCCGCCGCGGCGACGCTCGTGTTTCACCCTTCCGCAACCGGGAAGAAGCTGTCTGAAGTGCTGCTCCCGAATGCGAATCCTGCGGAGTGGCTCGGCCGGCTGAAAGGCGAGGGCGCATCGTGGATCGACAACGCGCCCGCGGTGCTTCTGCCGGCGCAGCAAGCAGGGCACTATGCGTCCGTGAGCAAGAGCGAAGCGACCGGCTGGCTGGTGGTTGCGGAAATCTCCGTCTCGGAGGTGATGGCCGAGCTCTATCGCGAGATGACCCTGCTCGGCAGCTTCATCGCGCTGGCCGCCTTGGTGCTGGGAGCGACGCTGATCATCTTCATCCGGCGCACCGTGCGGCCGCTCAGCGTGCTGAGCGAACATGTGCAGACCATCGGCCGCGGCGATCTTTCCCAGCCGCTGAGGTCGGAGCGCCGCGACGAAATGGGCGTCATCACACGAGCGGTGGAATCGATGCGCGACGGCCTTGCCGCGGTGGTCGGCGGCGTACGCCAGGGCACCGATGCCATTGCCACGGCCTCGGGCCAGATTGCCGCGGGCAACCAGGACCTGTCGTCACGCACCGAAGAGCAGGCGAGTTCTCTCGAAGAGACCGCTGCCTCGATGGAAGAGCTCACCTCCACGGTCAAGCAGAACGCCGACAACGCACGGCAAGCCAACCAGCTCGCGCTCTCGGCCTCCGAGGTTGCCGTCAAGGGCGGCAACGTGGTGGGCCAGGTGGTCGACACCATGGCCTCGATCAATGCCTCGTCGAAAAAGATCGTCGACATCATCGGCGTGATCGACGGCATCGCCTTCCAGACCAATATCCTGGCATTGAACGCAGCCGTCGAAGCGGCCCGTGCCGGCGAGCAGGGCCGGGGCTTTGCCGTCGTCGCATCCGAAGTCAGAAGCCTGGCGCAGCGCTCGGCCGCGGCGGCGAAAGAAATCAAGGGCCTGATCGACGACTCCGTCGGCAAGGTCGACGTGGGCAGCGCACTCGTGGGTGAAGCCGGCAAGACGATGGAAGAGATCGTGAGCGGCGTCAAGCGTGTCGCGGACATCATCGGCGAGATCACCGCGGCGAGCCAGGAGCAGAGCACGGGCATCGAGCAGGTCAACCAGGCCATTGCGCAGATGGACCAGGTGACGCAGCAGAACGCGGCACTGGTCGAAGAAGCAGCCGCGGCAGCCCAGTCGATGCAGGAGCAGGCCGCCAGCCTCGTCAGCGCCGTGAGCGTGTTCAGGCTCGAAGCCTGA